A stretch of the Neisseria sp. DTU_2020_1000833_1_SI_GRL_NUU_006 genome encodes the following:
- a CDS encoding type VI secretion system tube protein Hcp has protein sequence MAIDMFMKVEGVNGESKDSNHKDWTNIESFDWGAEQPGSMTSGGGGGAGKVNFNDLTVVAAIDKAAPTILKNCATGQHLSKVEISVCKAGGEQIEYSRTTLEDVLVTGVKFIGVQNSDELKMRYSFQAAKVKNQYWEQTDKGSKGAEVQMAFNIKENKSA, from the coding sequence ATGGCTATTGATATGTTCATGAAAGTTGAAGGTGTTAACGGAGAATCAAAAGATTCCAACCACAAAGACTGGACCAACATCGAAAGTTTTGACTGGGGTGCCGAGCAACCCGGTTCGATGACCAGCGGTGGTGGCGGTGGTGCCGGTAAAGTCAATTTCAATGACTTGACCGTAGTTGCCGCTATTGATAAAGCCGCTCCGACCATTCTGAAAAACTGTGCTACCGGCCAACACTTGAGCAAAGTAGAAATTTCCGTATGCAAAGCCGGTGGCGAACAAATCGAATATTCGCGCACCACTTTGGAAGATGTCTTGGTAACCGGCGTGAAATTCATCGGTGTACAAAACAGCGATGAGCTGAAAATGCGTTACTCATTCCAAGCTGCCAAAGTGAAAAACCAATATTGGGAACAAACCGATAAAGGTTCTAAAGGCGCTGAAGTTCAAATGGCCTTCAACATCAAAGAAAACAAATCCGCATAA
- the tssA gene encoding type VI secretion system protein TssA produces MSTFPLWAEPISADTPEGVNIEYDSRFLELQSAAEGKPERQYGDTIIPAEEPDWVTVEKLCNQLLAESKDLHVLAYYTQALTAKHGLVGFCTGCEAIKTNVDLYWKSLYPKLEDEDGEPDPFYRINALSAFTTLDGIAKEVFSAKLLVNGLTQQPITVKEAVSVLQGNDPQSYPGGKERLMLDIRVSADTGKPELIALIQALDYLKDIQNTFSTQLQDEHSLNFEVIQKPLTLIHKAVNYKDGSTPQLQQAEQTEQPVETSVSTVAQEPSTLQEADAWRRLNIKNRADVDLALEKICIYFETLEPSHPAPLFIRRVQRQMNMNFYDIMKDISPESIANLEVLIGKQDEETGTSNE; encoded by the coding sequence ATGAGTACATTTCCCCTATGGGCTGAACCAATTTCCGCCGACACCCCTGAAGGGGTAAATATTGAATACGATAGCCGCTTTTTAGAACTTCAAAGTGCAGCGGAAGGAAAGCCGGAAAGACAATATGGCGACACCATCATCCCTGCGGAAGAACCTGATTGGGTTACAGTAGAGAAGCTATGCAATCAACTGCTGGCTGAATCAAAAGACCTCCATGTTTTAGCCTATTACACACAGGCTCTTACCGCAAAACACGGGTTGGTTGGCTTTTGCACCGGCTGCGAGGCCATCAAAACCAATGTGGATTTATATTGGAAATCCCTATATCCCAAACTCGAAGATGAGGACGGCGAACCCGACCCGTTTTATCGAATCAATGCATTAAGTGCATTCACGACACTTGATGGCATCGCCAAAGAAGTATTTTCAGCCAAGTTATTAGTAAACGGTCTGACCCAACAGCCTATTACCGTCAAAGAAGCAGTTTCTGTCTTGCAAGGCAATGATCCGCAAAGCTATCCGGGTGGTAAAGAGCGATTGATGCTCGACATCAGGGTAAGCGCTGACACCGGCAAACCGGAATTGATTGCCTTGATCCAAGCATTGGATTATCTGAAAGATATTCAAAACACTTTCTCAACGCAGCTGCAAGACGAACATTCGCTTAATTTCGAGGTGATTCAAAAGCCGCTTACCCTCATTCACAAAGCCGTCAATTACAAGGATGGAAGCACCCCGCAGCTGCAACAGGCAGAACAAACAGAACAGCCTGTTGAAACATCCGTTTCGACCGTTGCCCAAGAGCCATCAACCCTGCAAGAAGCGGATGCTTGGCGTCGTCTGAATATCAAAAATCGTGCTGATGTCGATTTGGCTTTGGAAAAAATCTGCATTTACTTTGAAACGCTGGAACCCAGCCACCCTGCCCCACTATTTATCCGCAGGGTACAGCGGCAAATGAATATGAACTTCTACGACATCATGAAAGATATCAGTCCTGAAAGCATTGCCAATCTGGAAGTTTTGATCGGGAAGCAGGACGAAGAAACGGGAACTTCCAACGAATAA
- the tssC gene encoding type VI secretion system contractile sheath large subunit — protein sequence MIEKQLDIQGDGGAKSVFAANEFEQLLQKEFKPKTEEAKSAVNNAVATLAQQALQNAITISDDTYQTIEAIIAEIDRKLSEQINLILHHEDFQKLEGEWRGLHHLVTNTETDTLLKIKVLPISKKEVARNLKRFKGTAWDQSPLFKRIYEEEYGQFGGEPFGCLIGDYYFDHSAPDVEMLNSLEKIAAAAHCPFIAGASPKLMQMESWQELANPRDLSKIFQNAEYAPWRSLRDSEDSRYIGLALPRFLSRLPYGATTNPVDEFDFEEETEGADHNKYTWANAAYAMAVNINRSFKYYGWCTSIRGVESGGIVENLPCHTFPTDDGGVDMKCPTEIAISDRREAELAALGFMPLIHRKNTDLAAFIGAQSLHKPSEYYDPDATANARLSARLPYLFACCRFAHYLKCIVRDKVGSFREREDMERWLNEWIMNYVDGDPINSTQETKARKPLAAAEVVVEEVEDNPGYYTSKFFLRPHYQLEGLTVSLRLVSKLPSAKQE from the coding sequence ATGATTGAAAAGCAATTAGACATCCAAGGGGACGGCGGCGCGAAAAGTGTGTTTGCCGCAAATGAATTTGAACAGCTGCTGCAAAAAGAATTCAAACCCAAAACTGAAGAAGCCAAAAGTGCTGTCAATAATGCCGTAGCGACACTGGCACAGCAAGCTTTGCAAAACGCCATTACTATTTCAGACGACACTTATCAAACCATCGAAGCGATTATTGCAGAGATCGACAGAAAACTTTCCGAACAGATCAATTTGATTCTGCATCATGAAGATTTCCAAAAGCTGGAAGGCGAATGGCGCGGCCTGCATCATTTGGTTACCAATACCGAAACTGATACTTTGTTGAAAATCAAAGTATTGCCCATCTCCAAAAAAGAAGTTGCACGTAACTTAAAACGCTTCAAAGGTACCGCTTGGGATCAAAGCCCCCTATTCAAACGTATTTATGAAGAAGAATACGGCCAGTTTGGTGGCGAGCCTTTCGGCTGTTTGATTGGCGACTACTATTTTGATCACTCTGCACCCGATGTGGAAATGCTCAATAGCCTTGAAAAAATTGCCGCCGCCGCACACTGTCCGTTCATCGCCGGCGCATCCCCCAAACTGATGCAGATGGAATCTTGGCAAGAGTTGGCCAATCCTCGTGATTTGAGCAAAATTTTCCAAAATGCCGAATATGCCCCATGGCGCAGCCTGCGTGATTCCGAAGATTCGCGTTATATCGGTTTGGCTCTGCCACGTTTCTTATCCCGTCTGCCTTACGGTGCCACAACGAACCCTGTTGATGAGTTTGACTTCGAAGAAGAAACTGAAGGCGCGGATCACAACAAATACACATGGGCTAATGCGGCTTATGCAATGGCGGTAAATATTAACCGTTCATTCAAATACTATGGTTGGTGTACCTCAATCCGCGGCGTGGAATCCGGCGGTATCGTTGAAAACCTTCCCTGCCACACATTCCCGACGGATGACGGAGGCGTGGATATGAAATGTCCAACCGAAATCGCCATCAGTGACCGCCGCGAGGCCGAATTGGCAGCATTGGGATTCATGCCGTTGATTCACCGTAAAAATACCGACTTGGCCGCGTTTATTGGTGCTCAATCGCTGCATAAACCGTCTGAATATTATGATCCTGATGCTACCGCCAACGCCCGTTTGTCTGCACGTCTGCCTTACCTGTTTGCGTGCTGTCGTTTCGCGCACTATCTGAAATGTATCGTACGCGACAAAGTCGGTTCGTTCCGCGAGCGTGAAGACATGGAACGTTGGTTAAACGAATGGATTATGAATTATGTAGATGGAGACCCGATTAACTCCACTCAAGAAACAAAAGCCCGTAAACCGTTGGCCGCTGCTGAAGTGGTTGTGGAAGAAGTTGAAGACAATCCCGGATATTACACTTCCAAATTCTTCCTGCGCCCGCACTACCAACTCGAAGGCCTTACCGTTTCATTGCGCTTGGTTTCCAAACTGCCTTCGGCTAAACAGGAATAG
- the tagF gene encoding type VI secretion system-associated protein TagF — protein MRQIETYFFGKLNQSRDFIVSENLQANDKNFWDGWFDRCTNQDKLIPFIRKAFFASRIWLFCIKLPDNITYTGITALSSDQTGRQYPFVLFQKLYTPSEQLKSINFFYKNIDFFNQTLINGKCVLKDCLDTIHKPSNPLSESFLIFLSKTDNIGSFWMECESGNHIERDGEPTCSLFNKIFGL, from the coding sequence ATGCGGCAAATAGAAACCTACTTTTTCGGAAAGCTAAATCAATCTCGTGATTTTATTGTTTCTGAAAATCTCCAAGCTAACGATAAAAATTTTTGGGATGGATGGTTTGATCGTTGCACCAACCAAGATAAGTTAATTCCATTTATCCGAAAGGCGTTTTTCGCATCTCGTATTTGGCTGTTTTGTATTAAACTGCCTGACAACATTACCTATACTGGTATAACAGCCCTTAGTTCGGACCAAACAGGTCGGCAATATCCCTTTGTATTATTTCAAAAGCTTTATACTCCTTCCGAACAGTTAAAATCTATTAATTTTTTTTACAAAAATATAGATTTTTTTAACCAAACATTGATTAATGGTAAATGTGTTTTAAAAGATTGCTTAGATACAATTCACAAACCTAGCAATCCATTATCTGAATCTTTCCTCATTTTTTTATCCAAAACAGATAACATCGGTAGCTTTTGGATGGAATGCGAAAGTGGTAACCATATAGAAAGAGACGGGGAGCCGACATGTTCCCTGTTCAATAAAATATTTGGATTATAA
- the tssB gene encoding type VI secretion system contractile sheath small subunit, translating to MSRNKSSGQKFIARNRAPRVQIEYDVELYGSEKKIELPFVMGVMADLVGKPVEPLPELAERKFLEIDVDNFDERMKALKPRVAFNVKNTLTGEGNLNVELELESMDDFSPAAIAKKVGPLNELLQARTELANLLSYMDGKSGAEELIGKVLGDSELLKSLAAAPKATTKDEQ from the coding sequence ATGTCACGAAACAAATCATCCGGACAAAAATTTATTGCCCGCAACCGGGCGCCTCGCGTACAGATTGAGTACGATGTAGAACTTTACGGTTCTGAGAAAAAAATTGAGCTTCCATTCGTTATGGGTGTGATGGCAGATTTGGTCGGTAAACCCGTAGAGCCGCTACCTGAATTAGCCGAACGTAAATTTTTGGAAATTGACGTAGATAATTTCGATGAACGCATGAAAGCCCTCAAACCGCGTGTCGCATTTAATGTCAAAAACACGCTTACCGGGGAAGGCAACTTGAATGTAGAGCTTGAATTGGAAAGCATGGATGATTTCTCTCCGGCAGCAATAGCCAAAAAAGTAGGTCCTTTAAACGAACTCCTGCAAGCGCGTACAGAGCTTGCCAACCTGCTTTCATATATGGATGGTAAGAGCGGTGCTGAAGAATTAATCGGAAAAGTCTTGGGAGACAGTGAGCTGCTGAAAAGCCTTGCAGCCGCACCTAAAGCAACAACCAAAGACGAGCAGTAA
- a CDS encoding type VI secretion system accessory protein TagJ: MDLKTKLTDMIELVRSNPDNQEHRLALIQYLCLSAKWEQALKQIGQYQKLFPDTQKPLMLYLIENISAEMHRQAVLETQQKPKTLEQHASKLDILQKQLSLVAHVAEKKSSALTADYEALSDCIDGTPAHITYILADKSVAETDSDWIMDGDVRTAFVYEFFYQGHYYWQTWDSIESIAFKAPSSLLDIIWRSSEIKFTDGECIQCTSPARYAVLPDAETEWSDMLMNCSQTDWIEVAEQLFTGMGQKTLYTDSHDFGLLDIRNIKFGQQR; the protein is encoded by the coding sequence ATGGATTTGAAGACTAAATTAACGGACATGATTGAGCTTGTACGTTCAAATCCTGACAATCAGGAACATCGTTTGGCATTGATTCAATACCTCTGTCTGAGTGCCAAATGGGAACAGGCTTTAAAGCAAATCGGGCAATACCAAAAACTGTTTCCCGATACTCAAAAGCCCCTGATGCTCTACCTTATTGAAAACATTTCTGCTGAAATGCATCGCCAGGCAGTTTTGGAAACACAGCAGAAACCTAAAACTCTGGAACAGCACGCAAGCAAACTCGATATTCTTCAAAAACAACTCTCTTTAGTTGCTCATGTTGCAGAGAAAAAAAGCTCTGCTCTCACTGCCGACTACGAAGCCTTATCCGACTGTATCGACGGTACACCAGCGCACATCACTTATATTCTGGCAGATAAATCGGTTGCTGAAACCGACAGCGACTGGATTATGGACGGCGATGTACGTACTGCTTTTGTTTATGAATTCTTCTATCAAGGCCACTACTATTGGCAAACTTGGGACTCTATTGAAAGTATAGCTTTCAAAGCACCAAGCTCGTTGCTCGACATCATCTGGAGGTCGTCTGAAATCAAATTTACCGACGGCGAATGCATCCAATGTACCAGTCCTGCCCGCTATGCCGTTTTGCCGGATGCAGAAACCGAATGGTCGGATATGTTGATGAACTGTTCGCAAACAGACTGGATAGAAGTAGCCGAACAGCTCTTTACAGGCATGGGTCAAAAAACCCTGTATACCGACAGCCATGATTTTGGTCTCTTGGATATTCGCAATATTAAATTCGGACAACAGCGTTAA
- a CDS encoding type VI secretion system baseplate subunit TssF, protein MNNKLLSYYNKELTFLKEMGREFAQQYPKIASRLALDTTDIPDPYVERLLEGVSFLTARTQLKLDAEYPRFVQRILEVVYPDFINQKPAAAIVNLEPTGQYNADVINLLERGRVLRSLPIDEFKVSCPFSVTKTTEILPLRIEKAKYTDSLGYLPSTLPALKASAGKKVQSALRLDFSLSVPGACSEMLPDELSVFLGTELSKSSALLFLLASECVGVVCHSYENPKQWYYPLSSKPEHRGFREDEALSFNLDKSVSAFRIMQEYARLPEKFLFVAQKDIKQAVHQAENDGHLPKVPEHLEEIVNDKGVNKKIITYRKRYFSLSFLFSNKIPELTELISVEDFSVNAVPVVNLFRKKSSRFPVNIQDQEHHVIIDRTQPLNYEIYAIEQVKGFDTNNRQTVAFSPMYKSPDMGLFPEAQTQHAYFSARRSDRVPSENSVKNGFRSSYLGSEVFLSLSDNRDYAFNSGIQHLSVDAWCTSRDLPLMMPRDGESDFLIEGFLPVNSIKLISKLTRPQAAVSEDRTLWSFLNQLSLNYLSLLNIDQEDTPVTLKELLMVFVSSENDLLKKQIESITRVETSTVNKVVRHYGVAAPVRGIKITVTLDEAQLGGIHPFLFGSVLNHYFQRLVSINSFIQLQIDTLQQGHMATWPTAVGERVIV, encoded by the coding sequence TTGAATAACAAATTATTGTCTTACTACAATAAAGAACTGACCTTCCTGAAGGAAATGGGCAGGGAATTTGCACAGCAATATCCCAAAATCGCCTCCCGATTGGCACTGGATACAACCGACATCCCCGACCCTTATGTTGAAAGGTTATTGGAAGGTGTAAGCTTTCTCACTGCCCGCACCCAACTCAAGCTGGATGCGGAATATCCCCGTTTCGTACAAAGAATCTTGGAAGTCGTTTACCCCGACTTCATCAATCAGAAACCGGCAGCAGCGATTGTCAATTTGGAACCTACCGGTCAATACAACGCCGACGTGATCAATCTACTGGAACGTGGCAGAGTATTGCGCTCATTACCCATCGACGAATTCAAGGTAAGTTGCCCGTTTTCCGTAACCAAAACCACTGAAATCCTACCTTTACGCATAGAAAAAGCCAAATATACCGATTCGCTCGGCTATTTACCAAGTACGCTTCCCGCGCTCAAGGCATCTGCCGGGAAAAAAGTGCAATCTGCCTTGCGTTTGGACTTCTCACTCAGCGTACCTGGCGCATGTTCGGAAATGTTGCCGGATGAATTGTCTGTGTTTTTAGGTACGGAACTTTCTAAATCATCTGCACTGCTGTTTTTACTGGCTTCCGAATGCGTGGGCGTCGTTTGCCACAGTTATGAGAACCCCAAACAATGGTATTACCCGTTGTCCTCCAAACCGGAACATCGGGGATTTCGGGAAGATGAAGCCTTATCGTTTAATTTGGACAAATCCGTCAGCGCATTCCGGATTATGCAGGAATACGCGCGCCTGCCGGAAAAATTCCTGTTTGTCGCTCAAAAAGATATCAAACAGGCTGTCCATCAGGCTGAGAATGACGGACATTTGCCCAAAGTACCCGAACATTTGGAAGAAATCGTAAACGATAAGGGTGTCAATAAAAAAATCATTACCTACCGCAAACGTTATTTCAGTCTTTCATTTTTATTCAGCAACAAAATACCTGAATTGACAGAATTGATCAGTGTAGAGGATTTTTCCGTTAATGCGGTGCCTGTGGTAAATCTATTCAGAAAAAAAAGCTCCCGCTTCCCTGTAAATATCCAAGACCAGGAACACCACGTCATCATCGACCGTACACAACCTTTAAATTATGAAATCTACGCCATCGAACAAGTAAAAGGTTTTGACACCAACAACCGTCAAACCGTTGCATTTTCACCGATGTACAAATCACCGGATATGGGGCTCTTCCCCGAAGCCCAAACTCAGCATGCTTATTTTTCAGCACGGCGTTCAGACAGAGTCCCATCGGAAAATTCTGTCAAAAATGGCTTCCGTTCTTCCTACTTGGGCAGCGAAGTGTTTTTGTCTCTGTCCGACAATCGAGATTACGCTTTCAATTCCGGCATACAGCATCTTTCCGTAGATGCCTGGTGTACCAGCAGGGATTTACCGCTGATGATGCCGCGCGACGGAGAGTCCGATTTCCTGATTGAAGGTTTCCTGCCGGTTAACTCTATTAAGCTGATTTCTAAGTTAACACGTCCTCAAGCAGCTGTGAGTGAGGATCGGACACTTTGGTCGTTTTTAAACCAATTAAGCTTGAACTATCTGTCATTGTTAAACATCGATCAGGAAGATACGCCCGTCACCTTAAAAGAGCTTTTAATGGTGTTTGTTTCTTCTGAAAATGATTTGCTGAAAAAACAGATTGAGTCGATTACACGTGTTGAGACCTCCACCGTGAACAAGGTGGTCCGTCATTACGGAGTTGCAGCGCCTGTTCGAGGCATCAAAATCACGGTTACGCTGGATGAAGCGCAATTGGGCGGTATCCATCCCTTCCTGTTCGGCTCGGTTTTGAACCATTACTTCCAACGTTTGGTGTCAATTAACTCATTCATACAGCTTCAAATTGACACGCTCCAACAAGGACATATGGCTACTTGGCCGACTGCTGTTGGAGAGAGGGTAATCGTATGA
- the tssE gene encoding type VI secretion system baseplate subunit TssE produces the protein MSQFRNQLLPSLFDRLTDEEPRKKKEARPDQVINLDQYRQAVLRDILYLLNTCNMQVETMEKDLPVNVRSSTLNYGIPPLSGVNFSDIEWQDVEQNIKQAIIDFEPRLESKTLQVIVNTVDDDDDALHNKLIIEVKGYLKLNPYPKEFLLRTSMDVETGLFDLLDGGNRS, from the coding sequence ATGTCGCAATTCAGAAACCAACTGCTGCCTTCTTTGTTTGACAGACTGACAGATGAAGAGCCGCGCAAAAAAAAAGAGGCACGCCCCGATCAGGTCATCAATCTTGACCAATATCGGCAGGCAGTGCTGCGCGATATTCTTTACTTGCTGAATACCTGCAACATGCAAGTGGAAACCATGGAGAAAGATCTGCCTGTTAATGTGCGCTCGTCCACACTCAATTACGGCATTCCGCCCCTGTCGGGAGTGAATTTCTCCGACATAGAATGGCAGGATGTAGAACAAAATATCAAACAAGCCATCATCGATTTCGAACCACGCCTCGAAAGCAAAACCCTGCAAGTTATCGTGAATACCGTAGACGATGATGATGATGCTTTACACAACAAACTTATTATTGAAGTCAAAGGTTACCTGAAACTCAATCCTTATCCCAAAGAGTTCCTGCTACGAACCAGTATGGATGTTGAGACCGGGTTGTTTGACTTGTTAGATGGGGGAAATAGGTCTTGA